From one Thermatribacter velox genomic stretch:
- the rpoC gene encoding DNA-directed RNA polymerase subunit beta', producing MIDVNDLGAVKIALASPEQIRKWSHGEVKKPETINYRTLKPEKDGLFCEKIFGPTKDWECYCGKYKRIRNKGVVCDRCGVEITRSVVRRERLGHIELAAPVSHIWYFKSIPSKMALLLGILPKNLEKVLYFASGRKTEDCYKVINPGSTDLKEEQIIRKTEYDIYRKYDFDFVAEPAYRITEVHELPFSVGDRLNLKEYTRYRSKYKNSFSVEEIDEEHFEVVDVRAFPYQRDEVLSESEVQKLRETFGNLFEETPLTDTVEEPCYIIIDPGKTGLKKAQMILETEAKLLSKYDPDFKAGVGAEAVREILKSIDVHQLARELRKELKEASGQKAKKIIKRLEVVEAFCKSGNKPEWMILEVIPVLPPDLRPMVQLDGGRFATSDLNDLYRRVINRNNRLKRLLQLGAPEIIIKNEKRMLQEAVDALFDNGRRGRAVLGTGNRPLKSLSDMLRGKKGRFRQNLLGKRVDYSGRSVIVSGPRLRFDQCGLPKKMALELFKPFVMKKLVDKGYAHNIKSAKRMVDKARDEVWEALEEVIAEHPVLLNRAPTLHRLSIQAFQPVLVEGNAIQLHPLVCPPFNADFDGDQMAVHVPLSLEAQAEAQIIMLSSHNILSPANGNPVAVPGQDMVLGCYYMTLLSSKNYEKKKAFLTIDDALLAYDFGKVDLHEPIRIKEVTQKHPEVEFTTVGRVIFNQLLPEGMPYYNEPVTKKKLLEIISLCYRKFGNQVTVEMLDRIKETGFHYATRSGSTIGVLDLEVPSQKAEIIEEATRKVAEINEHYSEGLITSEEREQKVIDVWTEASNKIADAILRNLDDFNPVNMMATSGARGSIRQVSQLAGMRGLMADPSGRIIDYPIKANFREGLSVLEYFISTHGARKGLADTALRTAKSGYLTRRLVDVAQDVIVREYDCGVDDGILVTDLLDENKNVVESFEERVLGRTALRDIQDPENGEIIVRAGEEINEDAIARMKEKGIREAWVRSVLTCKTRYGVCAKCYGRNLATGKLVDLGEAVGIVAAQSIGEPGTQLTMRTFHTGGVRIAGEDITQGLPRVEQLFEVRKPKKAAVLSDVDGVVEKIEIVGNRKKIYVKPLEDEEDQTIRTYLVPHDVRVCVTEGDEVKAGDRLTFGPINPRDILRIKGIREVQRYLVEEIQSVYLSQGVNINDKHIEVIVRQIARLNKVKVEDAGDTELLSGELVHIEDFERENNRIREENRLLLEEAERLFEDLTLHEDVFDFSDQLVVKKDQELNGDALEKILSVECKPFSVETKDGTLAKVIRGYRSLRAELRGKVCFEELKDREGKTVVKAGEEINEAIIDKIAEMGPVFLKIREKEIWKRLRGAILAEDVKDPQSGEVLIPADTKLEDHHLDLLQDHEIEKVVVWKNVRFFPIKDNLIRIVRDEILGQEVAQDIVSPRTGELIVQAGQTISRSIARRLVAEGVKEIPLVDGKFFSIEGRLSELLEKEVAGKVAAQDIIMGSNGEVLVKAGQVIDRETALRIAEDNVEVIFLREVEGEKETRALIQEFIYLPSLKQVATGGPVVLGITKASLAVESFLSAASFQQTTHVLADSAIKGKVDELVGLKENVIIGKIIPAGTGFEKYRKLRLSTEDVSKEQSVLPESEELIDWKELMGAEERAMEEMDEEDSLEEGIFDADEEEDAE from the coding sequence TTGATAGACGTTAATGACCTGGGTGCGGTGAAAATTGCTCTGGCTTCTCCAGAGCAAATCCGTAAGTGGTCTCATGGAGAGGTTAAAAAACCGGAAACCATAAACTATCGAACTCTTAAGCCAGAAAAAGATGGTCTTTTCTGTGAAAAAATTTTTGGACCCACCAAGGACTGGGAATGCTATTGCGGTAAATACAAAAGAATTCGCAACAAAGGTGTAGTCTGTGATCGCTGTGGTGTTGAAATTACTCGTTCAGTGGTGCGCAGGGAACGCCTGGGGCACATTGAACTGGCGGCTCCGGTTTCACACATCTGGTATTTTAAGAGTATTCCCAGTAAAATGGCTTTGCTTCTGGGTATTTTGCCCAAAAACCTGGAAAAGGTACTTTACTTTGCCTCAGGCAGAAAGACGGAGGATTGCTATAAAGTTATCAATCCCGGTTCTACCGACTTGAAAGAGGAGCAGATTATTCGCAAGACCGAGTACGACATTTACCGCAAGTACGATTTTGATTTTGTTGCTGAGCCTGCTTACAGAATCACCGAGGTTCACGAATTGCCATTTTCAGTAGGCGACCGCCTCAACCTTAAAGAGTACACTCGTTACCGTTCCAAGTATAAGAATAGTTTTTCGGTAGAGGAGATAGATGAAGAGCATTTTGAAGTAGTTGACGTAAGAGCTTTTCCTTACCAAAGAGATGAAGTCCTTTCTGAATCCGAAGTGCAAAAGCTCAGGGAAACCTTTGGTAATCTTTTTGAAGAGACACCCCTTACTGATACAGTTGAGGAACCCTGTTATATCATCATTGACCCAGGTAAAACGGGTCTCAAAAAGGCTCAAATGATTTTGGAAACTGAAGCTAAGTTGCTTTCGAAATATGACCCTGATTTTAAAGCTGGAGTGGGAGCTGAAGCAGTCCGAGAAATTTTGAAGAGCATAGATGTTCATCAATTGGCGAGAGAACTGCGCAAGGAACTTAAAGAAGCTTCAGGGCAGAAAGCCAAGAAAATCATTAAGAGACTGGAAGTTGTTGAGGCTTTCTGTAAGTCGGGTAACAAGCCAGAATGGATGATTCTCGAAGTTATACCCGTTCTACCTCCAGATCTCCGGCCCATGGTACAGCTTGATGGTGGTCGCTTTGCCACTTCGGACCTCAATGACCTTTATCGTCGGGTGATTAACCGCAATAATCGCTTAAAGCGATTACTGCAGTTGGGGGCTCCAGAGATCATTATCAAAAACGAAAAGAGAATGCTCCAGGAAGCAGTTGACGCTCTTTTTGATAATGGACGCCGAGGGAGAGCGGTTCTGGGCACAGGGAATCGACCGCTTAAATCCTTAAGCGATATGCTTAGGGGTAAAAAAGGTCGTTTTCGCCAAAACCTTCTGGGTAAGCGTGTGGACTATTCCGGACGCTCAGTAATTGTTTCTGGACCGCGTTTGCGATTTGACCAGTGCGGTCTTCCCAAGAAGATGGCCCTGGAACTTTTCAAGCCCTTTGTGATGAAAAAACTGGTGGACAAGGGTTATGCTCATAATATAAAGAGTGCCAAGCGCATGGTTGACAAAGCCAGGGATGAAGTTTGGGAAGCTCTGGAAGAGGTTATCGCAGAACACCCGGTACTGCTTAACCGTGCTCCTACTTTGCATCGTTTGAGTATTCAGGCCTTCCAGCCAGTCCTGGTGGAGGGCAATGCTATTCAATTGCATCCTTTGGTTTGTCCTCCCTTTAATGCAGACTTTGACGGAGACCAGATGGCGGTCCATGTACCTCTTTCTCTTGAGGCTCAGGCTGAGGCCCAGATAATTATGCTTTCTTCGCATAATATCCTTTCACCTGCTAACGGTAATCCGGTAGCGGTACCTGGGCAGGATATGGTTCTGGGTTGTTACTACATGACTTTGTTGAGTTCAAAGAACTATGAGAAGAAAAAAGCGTTTTTAACCATTGACGATGCCTTACTTGCTTATGATTTTGGGAAAGTGGACCTTCATGAACCCATCAGGATTAAAGAAGTCACCCAGAAGCATCCGGAGGTAGAGTTTACCACTGTAGGTAGAGTCATTTTTAATCAGTTATTACCCGAAGGGATGCCTTACTATAATGAACCAGTAACCAAAAAGAAGCTTTTAGAGATAATTAGTCTTTGTTACCGGAAATTTGGCAATCAGGTTACGGTAGAAATGTTAGACCGCATTAAGGAAACCGGCTTTCACTATGCCACTCGTTCTGGTTCAACTATTGGAGTGCTGGACCTTGAAGTACCTTCTCAGAAAGCCGAGATTATCGAAGAGGCAACGAGAAAAGTAGCAGAAATCAACGAACACTATAGTGAGGGTTTAATTACTTCAGAAGAAAGAGAGCAGAAGGTTATTGATGTTTGGACTGAAGCTTCAAACAAGATTGCCGATGCCATACTTCGCAATCTGGATGATTTCAACCCTGTTAACATGATGGCTACCTCAGGAGCCAGAGGCAGCATCCGCCAGGTTAGTCAGCTTGCGGGAATGCGAGGTCTCATGGCAGATCCCTCTGGTAGAATTATTGACTATCCCATCAAGGCTAACTTCCGGGAAGGCTTGAGTGTTCTCGAGTACTTTATTTCCACCCATGGCGCAAGGAAAGGACTTGCTGATACTGCCTTGAGAACTGCAAAATCTGGTTACTTAACCCGTCGCTTGGTCGATGTAGCTCAAGATGTTATCGTCAGAGAGTACGACTGTGGTGTGGATGATGGTATCCTGGTCACAGATCTGTTGGATGAAAATAAAAACGTGGTTGAGTCTTTTGAAGAGCGCGTTCTGGGAAGAACAGCATTGCGAGATATTCAAGACCCTGAGAACGGAGAGATCATTGTCAGAGCTGGTGAAGAAATCAATGAAGATGCCATTGCCAGAATGAAAGAGAAGGGCATCAGAGAAGCTTGGGTACGTTCGGTTCTTACCTGTAAAACTCGCTATGGCGTTTGCGCTAAGTGTTATGGCCGTAATTTGGCTACCGGTAAGCTGGTGGACCTGGGTGAAGCGGTGGGTATTGTTGCGGCACAGTCGATTGGAGAACCAGGTACTCAGCTCACTATGCGTACCTTCCACACTGGTGGTGTGCGAATAGCTGGAGAAGATATTACACAGGGTTTGCCAAGAGTGGAACAGCTTTTTGAAGTTCGTAAACCCAAAAAGGCGGCAGTACTCTCTGATGTGGATGGAGTGGTTGAAAAGATCGAGATCGTAGGCAACAGAAAGAAAATATACGTGAAACCCCTTGAAGACGAAGAAGACCAAACGATTAGGACTTACCTGGTACCTCACGATGTAAGAGTATGTGTGACTGAGGGTGATGAAGTAAAGGCTGGGGATCGACTCACTTTTGGACCCATTAATCCCCGAGATATTCTCAGGATAAAAGGTATTCGTGAGGTACAGAGGTATCTGGTAGAGGAAATCCAGTCAGTTTACCTTTCCCAAGGAGTCAATATTAACGATAAACATATTGAGGTCATAGTACGTCAGATAGCTCGCCTTAACAAGGTCAAGGTTGAGGACGCAGGTGATACTGAGCTCCTTTCTGGAGAATTGGTGCATATTGAGGATTTTGAGAGAGAGAATAACCGAATTCGAGAGGAGAACCGTTTGCTTCTTGAAGAAGCGGAACGGCTTTTTGAAGACTTAACTTTGCACGAGGATGTTTTCGATTTTTCCGATCAGCTTGTGGTGAAAAAAGATCAAGAACTTAACGGAGATGCTCTTGAAAAAATACTTTCTGTGGAATGCAAACCCTTTTCGGTCGAGACGAAAGATGGGACTCTGGCAAAGGTCATCAGAGGCTATCGCAGCCTTAGAGCAGAGTTAAGAGGTAAAGTTTGCTTTGAAGAGCTTAAAGACCGAGAGGGAAAAACCGTTGTCAAGGCTGGTGAAGAGATTAACGAAGCAATAATTGATAAAATCGCTGAAATGGGGCCTGTTTTTCTGAAAATAAGGGAAAAGGAAATATGGAAACGTTTGCGTGGCGCAATTCTTGCTGAAGATGTTAAAGATCCCCAGTCTGGAGAGGTGCTTATCCCTGCTGATACCAAATTGGAAGATCACCATCTCGATTTGTTGCAGGATCATGAAATTGAAAAAGTAGTGGTGTGGAAGAACGTTCGCTTTTTCCCAATTAAGGATAATCTGATTCGGATTGTCAGAGACGAAATCCTTGGTCAGGAAGTGGCTCAAGATATAGTCAGCCCCAGAACTGGAGAATTAATTGTTCAGGCTGGACAAACCATAAGTCGTAGCATTGCGCGTAGATTGGTAGCTGAGGGCGTGAAGGAAATACCTCTAGTTGATGGTAAGTTCTTCTCCATCGAAGGAAGACTCAGCGAATTGCTTGAAAAAGAAGTGGCTGGGAAAGTAGCAGCTCAGGATATTATCATGGGTAGCAACGGTGAAGTTCTGGTTAAAGCAGGGCAGGTTATAGACAGGGAAACGGCGCTCCGTATTGCTGAAGATAACGTGGAAGTGATTTTCCTTCGAGAAGTGGAAGGGGAGAAGGAAACCCGGGCGCTTATTCAGGAGTTTATATATCTTCCCTCTTTAAAACAAGTTGCTACTGGAGGTCCTGTGGTTCTGGGCATAACGAAAGCTTCGTTAGCCGTGGAAAGTTTCCTGTCAGCAGCTTCTTTCCAGCAAACTACTCATGTTCTGGCTGATTCTGCCATAAAAGGAAAAGTAGACGAGTTGGTGGGCCTGAAAGAAAATGTAATCATCGGCAAAATCATTCCAGCGGGTACTGGTTTTGAGAAGTACCGAAAGTTGAGACTCTCCACAGAAGATGTTTCCAAAGAGCAGTCGGTTTTGCCAGAGAGTGAAGAGTTGATTGACTGGAAAGAACTTATGGGAGCAGAAGAAAGAGCGATGGAAGAGATGGATGAAGAAGATTCTCTGGAAGAAGGAATTTTCGATGCTGATGAGGAAGAAGATGCTGAATAA
- a CDS encoding ribosomal L7Ae/L30e/S12e/Gadd45 family protein, with protein MALQELWSSDKVVGMRQTLKALQRDKVSKVFVASDVDSEILEEVISLAREKDIPLEYVDSAEELGKACGIEVGASCAAILR; from the coding sequence ATGGCTCTGCAGGAACTCTGGAGTTCAGATAAAGTGGTTGGAATGCGGCAAACTTTGAAGGCTCTTCAAAGGGATAAAGTGTCGAAAGTTTTTGTTGCCAGTGACGTAGATAGTGAAATCCTGGAGGAAGTTATATCTTTGGCGAGAGAAAAAGACATACCTTTGGAGTATGTTGATAGTGCAGAAGAGTTAGGCAAGGCTTGTGGTATTGAGGTTGGCGCTTCTTGTGCCGCCATTTTGAGATAA
- the rpsL gene encoding 30S ribosomal protein S12 yields MPTINQLVRVGRKKPKKKSSAPALKGSPQKRGVCTRVWTITPKKPNSALRKVARVRLTNGIEVTAYIPGIGHNLQEHSIVLIRGGRVKDLPGVRYHIIRGALDAAGVENRKQARSKYGAKRPKS; encoded by the coding sequence ATGCCTACCATTAATCAATTGGTGAGAGTAGGAAGAAAAAAACCTAAAAAGAAAAGCAGTGCTCCGGCTCTTAAGGGTTCTCCCCAGAAAAGGGGAGTATGCACTCGAGTTTGGACTATTACCCCTAAAAAACCTAATTCGGCATTGCGTAAGGTTGCCAGGGTTCGATTGACCAATGGTATTGAGGTAACTGCCTACATACCTGGTATAGGCCACAACCTACAGGAGCATTCCATTGTACTTATTCGCGGTGGAAGAGTTAAAGACCTTCCCGGAGTACGCTATCACATTATTCGAGGGGCTCTTGATGCTGCGGGAGTTGAAAATAGAAAACAGGCACGTTCCAAATACGGTGCCAAAAGACCTAAATCCTGA
- the rpsG gene encoding 30S ribosomal protein S7, whose translation MPRKGPVPKREIPPDPVYNSVDVARLINKVMKDGKKSIAEKIVYGAFEIIREKTKRDPLEVYYQALENVMPLVEVRPRRVGGANYQVPIEVRPERSKSLGIRWLVNASRERAGRNMIEKLANEIIDAANGTGGACKKREDTHRMAEANKAFAHYRWF comes from the coding sequence TTGCCACGGAAAGGACCTGTTCCTAAAAGAGAAATACCGCCTGATCCAGTTTACAACAGTGTGGATGTGGCGCGTCTTATTAACAAGGTAATGAAGGATGGGAAGAAAAGCATAGCGGAAAAAATAGTTTATGGAGCTTTTGAAATTATTAGAGAAAAGACAAAACGCGACCCCTTGGAAGTATACTACCAGGCACTGGAGAATGTTATGCCACTTGTGGAGGTTCGTCCTCGTAGGGTTGGTGGCGCTAACTATCAAGTACCTATTGAGGTACGTCCTGAAAGAAGCAAAAGTCTTGGTATTCGCTGGCTGGTAAATGCAAGCAGAGAACGAGCAGGGAGAAATATGATTGAAAAGCTGGCGAATGAAATTATTGATGCAGCCAACGGTACTGGCGGTGCTTGTAAGAAGCGGGAAGATACTCACCGCATGGCTGAAGCCAACAAGGCTTTTGCTCATTATAGATGGTTTTAA
- the fusA gene encoding elongation factor G, whose amino-acid sequence MAHIDAGKTTVTERILYYTGKIHRIGEVHEGTATMDFLPQEQERGITISSAVTTCFWRDCRINIIDTPGHVDFTVEVERSLRVLDGAIAVFCGVGGVEPQSETVWHQADRYKVPRIAFVNKLDRIGADFYAVVDAMRKKLSANAHPVQIPIGREADFVGVVDLIEMRAYLYDVDEEGIQYRVSDIPSEYIEEARKWREALLEALSELDEQFMERYFEDTITPEDIRQVIRAKVISGEFVPVLGGSALKNKCIQPLLDAVTWYLPSPLDLPPVVGKNPVTGEKVERRPLPEEPFAALVFKILMDPHAGKISFIRIYSGTIKSGSYVFNASKGVKERVSRLLVIHANHREDVAEAKAGDLCGVVGMRSATTGDTLCDEEHPVVLESLAFPEPVISVAIEPKTRQDQDKLSIALAKLAEEDPTFKVRTDEETAQTIISGMGELHLEIIVDRLLREFKVQANIGQPQVAYKETIRSSARAEGRFVRQTGGRGQYGHVVLEVEPCEENFVFEDRIVGGAIPREYIPAVESGVREALDNGVLAGFPVINIKVRLVDGSYHPVDSSDIAFKIAGAIGVKEAIKKAEPVLLEPIMRVQVVTPKEYLGDVIGDLSARRGRVDGVEPKGELQIVNAKVPLAELFGYATALRSITQGRANYTMQFSHYQEVPPNIAKEIISKFK is encoded by the coding sequence ATGGCACATATTGATGCTGGTAAGACTACAGTTACTGAACGTATACTGTATTACACTGGGAAAATACACCGCATTGGAGAGGTCCACGAAGGGACAGCTACCATGGATTTCTTGCCTCAGGAACAAGAACGAGGCATTACTATAAGTTCTGCGGTAACTACTTGCTTTTGGAGAGATTGTAGGATTAATATCATCGATACGCCTGGGCATGTGGACTTTACGGTAGAAGTCGAAAGAAGTTTGAGAGTTCTGGATGGAGCAATAGCTGTTTTTTGCGGGGTTGGAGGTGTGGAGCCTCAGTCGGAGACGGTTTGGCATCAGGCAGACCGCTACAAGGTGCCTCGCATTGCTTTTGTTAACAAGCTTGATCGGATTGGTGCTGATTTCTATGCCGTTGTCGATGCTATGCGTAAAAAGCTTAGCGCCAACGCTCATCCAGTCCAGATTCCCATAGGCAGAGAGGCTGATTTCGTGGGGGTTGTTGACCTTATTGAAATGCGAGCTTATTTGTATGACGTGGATGAGGAAGGCATACAATATAGAGTTTCTGATATCCCTTCAGAGTATATAGAAGAAGCAAGAAAATGGAGAGAGGCTTTACTGGAAGCTCTTTCGGAACTCGATGAACAGTTCATGGAGAGGTATTTTGAGGATACCATCACTCCTGAGGATATTCGTCAGGTAATCAGAGCTAAAGTCATTTCGGGTGAATTCGTTCCGGTCCTTGGAGGTTCTGCGCTCAAGAATAAATGTATTCAACCGTTGCTGGATGCAGTAACCTGGTATTTACCTTCACCTCTTGATTTGCCACCAGTCGTTGGTAAGAATCCCGTTACTGGGGAAAAAGTGGAACGTCGTCCTTTACCTGAAGAACCTTTTGCGGCTTTAGTATTTAAGATTCTCATGGATCCCCATGCTGGCAAGATCTCTTTCATTCGAATTTATTCGGGCACTATAAAGAGTGGTAGTTACGTGTTTAATGCTTCTAAAGGCGTGAAAGAAAGAGTTAGTCGTTTACTGGTTATTCATGCTAACCACCGGGAGGATGTTGCAGAAGCGAAAGCAGGAGATTTGTGTGGTGTAGTGGGAATGAGGAGTGCTACTACTGGTGACACTTTGTGTGATGAGGAACATCCTGTAGTTCTTGAGTCTCTTGCCTTTCCTGAGCCGGTTATCTCGGTGGCCATCGAGCCCAAGACGCGCCAAGACCAGGATAAGCTGAGCATTGCACTTGCAAAACTGGCAGAGGAGGATCCCACTTTTAAAGTTAGAACCGACGAAGAAACGGCGCAGACCATAATTTCTGGCATGGGAGAACTACATCTTGAGATAATTGTTGATAGATTGCTTAGAGAGTTTAAGGTTCAGGCTAACATAGGTCAGCCTCAGGTTGCCTATAAAGAAACCATACGCTCTTCTGCGCGCGCTGAGGGAAGGTTTGTTCGCCAGACTGGTGGTCGTGGCCAGTATGGTCATGTGGTGCTGGAGGTCGAGCCCTGTGAGGAGAACTTTGTTTTTGAGGACCGTATCGTTGGGGGAGCAATTCCCAGGGAATACATACCAGCTGTGGAGTCTGGTGTTCGCGAAGCCCTCGATAACGGTGTTCTTGCCGGCTTCCCGGTTATTAACATAAAGGTAAGACTGGTTGACGGTTCCTATCACCCGGTTGATTCTTCAGACATTGCTTTTAAGATAGCTGGTGCGATTGGCGTTAAGGAGGCCATTAAGAAAGCAGAGCCAGTTTTGTTGGAACCGATTATGAGGGTTCAGGTGGTTACGCCTAAGGAGTACCTGGGTGATGTAATCGGTGATTTAAGCGCCCGAAGGGGTCGGGTAGATGGTGTGGAACCCAAGGGTGAGTTACAGATTGTTAACGCCAAGGTACCCTTGGCCGAACTTTTTGGTTATGCAACGGCGCTTCGTTCTATCACCCAGGGTCGAGCAAACTACACCATGCAATTTTCTCATTATCAAGAAGTGCCTCCTAACATTGCTAAGGAAATAATTAGCAAGTTCAAATAA
- the tuf gene encoding elongation factor Tu, with the protein MAKQKFERKKPHVNVGTIGHVDHGKTTLTAAITMVLSKAGLANYTPFEQIDKAPEERERGITIAIAHVEYETEKRHYAHIDCPGHADYVKNMITGAAQMDGAILVVSAADGPMPQTREHILLSRQVEVPYIVVFMNKADMVDDPELIELVEMEVRDLLNRYEFPGDDVPVVVGSALKALECGCGKRECEWCGKIWELLDAMDEYIPLPQRELDKPFLMPIEDVFSITGRGTVVTGRVERGVLHLGDQVEIVGLSHEIKKTVVTGIEMFRKILDEAQAGDNIGVLLRGIEKKEVERGQVLAAPGSITPHTHFKAEVYVLTKEEGGRHTPFFNGYRPQFYFRTTDVTGEIKLPEGVEMVMPGDNANLEVKLIYPIAMEKGLRFAIREGGRTVGAGVVTEIIE; encoded by the coding sequence ATGGCCAAGCAAAAGTTTGAACGGAAAAAGCCCCATGTCAATGTGGGAACCATTGGACATGTCGACCATGGAAAGACCACGCTCACTGCGGCAATAACTATGGTGCTTTCCAAGGCGGGACTGGCAAACTACACACCTTTCGAGCAGATTGACAAAGCTCCTGAAGAAAGGGAGCGAGGTATCACCATTGCCATTGCCCACGTGGAGTATGAGACTGAAAAAAGGCACTATGCCCACATCGACTGCCCTGGGCATGCTGACTACGTCAAGAACATGATTACTGGAGCTGCCCAGATGGATGGTGCCATCTTGGTGGTCTCTGCTGCTGATGGTCCTATGCCTCAGACCCGGGAGCACATTCTCCTCTCCCGTCAGGTAGAGGTGCCCTACATTGTAGTCTTCATGAATAAAGCTGACATGGTGGATGACCCAGAGCTCATAGAGCTGGTGGAAATGGAAGTGCGGGATCTGCTCAACCGCTATGAGTTCCCAGGAGACGATGTGCCGGTAGTGGTAGGCAGTGCTCTCAAAGCCTTGGAGTGTGGCTGTGGTAAGCGAGAGTGTGAGTGGTGTGGTAAAATCTGGGAACTCCTGGATGCCATGGATGAGTACATTCCTCTTCCCCAGCGTGAACTGGACAAACCCTTCCTGATGCCTATTGAGGACGTTTTCTCCATCACCGGTCGTGGTACTGTGGTTACCGGAAGAGTGGAGCGTGGAGTCCTGCACCTTGGTGACCAGGTGGAAATCGTGGGACTTTCCCATGAGATCAAAAAGACTGTGGTCACTGGCATTGAGATGTTCCGCAAAATCCTTGATGAAGCCCAAGCTGGAGACAACATTGGTGTCCTGCTTCGAGGTATTGAGAAGAAAGAAGTAGAGCGAGGACAGGTTCTGGCTGCACCTGGTTCTATCACTCCACATACCCACTTCAAAGCTGAAGTCTATGTGCTCACCAAAGAAGAAGGTGGACGACACACTCCCTTCTTCAACGGTTATCGTCCCCAGTTCTATTTCCGCACCACTGACGTTACTGGAGAAATCAAGCTCCCTGAAGGTGTGGAAATGGTCATGCCTGGAGACAATGCCAACCTGGAAGTAAAGCTCATCTACCCCATTGCCATGGAGAAAGGATTGCGCTTTGCTATTCGTGAAGGTGGTAGAACGGTTGGAGCAGGTGTAGTAACTGAGATTATAGAGTAA
- the rpsJ gene encoding 30S ribosomal protein S10: MAQRIRIKLKAYDHKILDQSALKIVHTAERTGARVAGPIPLPTEIVRYTVLRSPHVDKKSREQFEIRTHKRMIDIIDPNPKTVDALMHLDLPAGVDIEIKL; encoded by the coding sequence GTGGCCCAGAGAATAAGGATAAAGTTAAAGGCTTACGATCATAAAATCCTGGATCAGTCGGCTTTGAAGATTGTTCATACAGCGGAAAGAACAGGTGCTCGGGTAGCAGGGCCTATACCTCTGCCTACAGAGATCGTGAGATATACTGTTTTGCGTTCTCCTCACGTCGACAAAAAGTCTCGGGAACAGTTTGAAATAAGGACTCACAAAAGAATGATAGATATCATTGACCCTAACCCTAAGACTGTCGATGCATTGATGCATCTGGATTTGCCTGCTGGTGTGGATATAGAGATAAAGCTGTAG
- the rplC gene encoding 50S ribosomal protein L3 — MKVVEYGMIGEKIGMTRVFDQAGRVIPVTVIKCGPCFVVQKKTREVDGYEALKLSYGETREKKLNKPLLGILKKANLPPLRIFREFRFKDTENYQVGQELKVSGFKVGDRVNVTGQSKGKGFAGVVKRFGYGGGPASHGSMFYRRPGSIGATDPERVFKGKGLPGRMGGERVTVRNLEVVAVNEERNLLLVKGAVPGPTGGTVLIKKCAS, encoded by the coding sequence ATGAAAGTGGTTGAGTATGGCATGATTGGTGAAAAAATAGGCATGACGAGGGTGTTTGACCAGGCTGGCCGAGTTATTCCGGTTACAGTTATCAAATGTGGCCCCTGTTTCGTGGTTCAGAAAAAAACCAGGGAAGTAGATGGTTACGAAGCCCTGAAGCTTAGTTATGGAGAGACCAGAGAAAAGAAGCTTAATAAACCGTTGCTTGGAATTTTGAAAAAGGCCAACCTCCCACCTCTGCGAATTTTCAGAGAGTTTAGATTTAAGGATACAGAAAATTATCAAGTAGGACAGGAACTCAAAGTAAGTGGTTTTAAGGTTGGTGATCGGGTAAACGTTACTGGACAATCTAAAGGCAAGGGTTTTGCTGGAGTTGTCAAGCGCTTTGGCTATGGAGGTGGACCTGCTTCTCACGGTTCGATGTTCTATCGTCGCCCTGGTTCTATTGGCGCGACGGACCCAGAACGAGTGTTCAAAGGTAAAGGTTTGCCTGGTCGCATGGGTGGAGAGAGAGTTACTGTTCGCAACTTAGAAGTGGTGGCTGTGAACGAAGAAAGAAACTTGCTCTTGGTGAAGGGAGCAGTCCCTGGTCCCACAGGAGGCACTGTTCTCATCAAAAAATGTGCTTCTTAG
- the rplD gene encoding 50S ribosomal protein L4 — translation MEIAVFDREGKTVDQLVIEEMVDEGMNTHLLFLAVKSYLDNQRRGTVKTKTRGEVSGGGRKPWRQKGTGRARHGSIRSPIWRGGGVVFGPRPRSYYFSLNKKEKRQAMLQSLLAKIKEGSLRVVENLLLEQPKTKEAVKLLTNLGLKGSTLVVTVSKNENVLRSFSNLENVDVLPVNSVSTYHLLKFENVVFEKPAFLSLWEVLNK, via the coding sequence ATGGAAATAGCGGTGTTCGATAGAGAAGGTAAAACGGTGGACCAGCTGGTTATTGAAGAGATGGTTGATGAAGGAATGAATACCCATCTCTTATTTCTCGCTGTTAAATCCTATCTTGATAACCAAAGAAGAGGAACGGTAAAAACCAAGACTCGGGGAGAAGTCAGTGGTGGAGGGAGAAAACCCTGGCGTCAAAAAGGCACCGGAAGAGCAAGACATGGAAGTATACGTTCCCCTATATGGCGTGGCGGAGGAGTGGTTTTTGGGCCTCGTCCTCGCTCTTATTACTTTTCTCTTAACAAAAAAGAGAAGCGTCAGGCAATGCTACAATCGCTGCTTGCAAAAATAAAAGAGGGAAGCTTACGTGTAGTGGAGAATCTTTTGCTGGAACAACCGAAAACCAAAGAAGCAGTCAAGCTTTTAACTAATTTGGGTTTAAAAGGAAGCACACTGGTGGTAACTGTCTCCAAGAACGAAAATGTTTTACGGTCTTTTTCTAATCTCGAAAATGTTGACGTGCTACCTGTTAACTCTGTATCTACCTATCATCTTTTGAAATTTGAAAATGTGGTTTTTGAGAAGCCGGCTTTCCTCTCTTTGTGGGAGGTGTTAAATAAATGA